GCACATAATGGTTGTTCTGAGGTAGctattaaaaataaatcatcTCTTGTTAAATCTTCATTTGATGAAATAttcgtttttttttgagCGTTACATGTGGTATCATCTTTTATATCTGTATGTGATGATATCTTTGTAGGAGATGTAGATACATGTTGAGATGATAATGTTGAATTTGATGTTGACGATATTTTATAAAGTGTTTCTTCAAAGTCATCAAGTTCAGCACATTCTTccataatattttttttcataaaaaatggAGGATATACaggtatatattttttattaaccAAAAAATTTAAAGCATATTGTAATATAGCATTATGTAATAAGAAACCTGCACCTGTTAAATAATAACCACGATGACCTGCTACTTGTATaccttttttaaaattagCTCCACCaatttttcttaataaatcataatgataataatattttatttttttcttattatcaacttcattatttaatgtttctcttttcatattattactatttaCTACATTATCATGTATACTATTATCAATATCTTCACATGCTGGAAGTATTTTACATTCACCCCATGTTTTAACtatcttattattatcttcattatcTGAACATACTACcttaatatttaataaattacCGATTTTACTTATATACttatttctttcttttaataattctttttctttcaaTTGATATTTAGGTATTTCTtcctttatatttaaactCTTCTTTTTCAAATCTTCAACATCAGCATTCTTGTCAACcttctttttatttcctatttctttatttatcatatttatatttttttttaattcttcgAGTTCAAATATACACTTCCTCCACTTATCATCATATTCAATAACTTTATCtacattattttcatcatgATAACGTTTCCTTTCAGACTCTTTAATCTTGTCAGGATTCCCTCCTTTTTCTTTAcgaaataaatttatatctaaaaccatttttttttttttttattattattacaaaatacaatacaaaaaaaaaaaaaaaaaaaaaaaaaaaaaaaaataaaaaaNNNNNNNNNNNNNNNNNNNNNNNNNNNNNNNNNNNNNNNNNNNNNNNNNNNNNNNNNNNNNNNNNNNNNNNNNNNNNNNNNNNNNNNNNNNNNNNNNNNNNNNNNNNNNNNNNNNNNNNNNNNNNNNNNNNNNNNNNNNNNNNNNNNNNNNNNNNNNNNNNNNNNNNNNNNNNNNNNNNNNNNNNNNNNNNNNNNNNNNNNNNNNNNNNNNNNNNNNNNNNNNNNNNNNNNNNNNNNNNNNNNNNNNNNNNNNNNNNNNNNNNNNNNNNNNNNNNNNNNNNNNNNNNNNNNNNNNaaattttttttttttttttttttttttttttttttttttaaaatgttaaaataaaattaaagagAACTTAATTTTTATGGCTCCTTCACCTTTAATCCAAGAAAAATCATCAAAttgtaaaataaataaaaaatatatgtttatatataaaatatggtatatatatatacaatatttctttgtttataatattaaaaatgaaaaaaaaaaagtatacacaaatataaaatatatttatatattttcatattttgtgcatataaattattttatttattctttttatttattagtataaatataaacatatatatataatatatatatatatatatgtatggtatattatgtatataatgtatatatcccaaaatgtacataatttattatttttttttttatttatttttttattttatttttttttgtagtATATCCGTATAAcaattaaattttttataatgccataaaaataaataattcatGTTCATTCCACATTTTCtattaatatgatatattgatgtttttatttataatttattcataaattatgcccaatatatatatatatatatatattatatatatgaacatataaaataatagaGAACAATCttatgttatttatataaaatatttccttttgaaaaaaatgtattatttggtttgtttaaaattattatgataatataaaaaatgaactCCATTAAATgtcataaaaaaaaaaaaaaaaaaaaaaagaaaaagaaatatatatatatatatatatatatatatattttttatatatgtatctGTTTAACCTCAACCTCTAGGTATATCAGATGTGTATGCAAAGTTATTATGCAAATATGCATTTATCCTTTTGTAATTCTTTCTATTTATATCTAAATACTgatgaaataaattataatagcgatatgtatttttatctGTACAGTCGAAAGGTTCCTTAACATTCCATTGTGTTTGTGTTGGTAATGTGGTATGTGcttcttttttgttttgatcttttatatatggtAAGAAATGATTAGGCAGAACAATATTGTTGCTAAATAATAATGGGTTCTCGTCCACACGATTAGCaatcattttatatatataattattattattgttattattattattattatcattattattatcatcattatcaccattattatcattatcatcattatcatcattattgttatattttattttttttttattattatttttataatgtGTGTTGGCCATATCCACTTCTCCACAAGAATTATATGCATAACTATAATTATTCTGCACAAATGTATCTTCATCcttttcatcatattttttaaaaaataatctATTGCTATAATCTCGTCCCCATTTCATTTGCTCTTCACCTTCATGACTACTACTTCTTGTGCTTTCCCAAGAAACATTacgtttttttttctttgacatattatttatattacaaCAGTAAtcaaaagatataaaaCGACAAATGctattgttattattactcttttttttttttattttttcctttatcTCGACCTTTTCATAGGGTATAATATTCAAGGATAATGCAGAACGAACGTTCGCTTCTTTCTTACGATaacaattattataataattattaaaataattattattatgattatgattatcattatcattattattattattattattattattattattattatgattatcatcattattattattattattatgattatcattattattattatcactattataatttttattatcatatttacCTTTAATCATACTGAGATCCACACATTTCTTATAAAAACGTTTTCTCTTTAAATCGTTACTTATATctaaacattttttatcaaGAGCAAGCTGgtgattataataaatatctttacattttttattataacttaatatatcattCCTTCTTAATGCgtttatgaaaaataaaaaatctctctttcttttgttctcataatatttataaggacaatttatttttctttctttatATTCCTCTTTCTTAAACATATCTTTTAATTGAcaattttttgtaataataattttattatcattcatgatttcatcattattataaatatatttttttttttttttttttagaacATGTTCCTTTGGAACAGTTATACTAAAGAATTTTCTCAcgttctttttttttctcattcTTACTCTTCCTTCTTCTCCTACTCCTACTccttcttcttcttcttcttcttcttcttcttccCCTTCTCCTCTTCCTCTTCCTTTAATACAACAAGCAATATTATTACACATGTTGTTATccacatttatatttatatctatttTTGGTTCCCTCtttgtatgtatattactgtaataataatgataatatggATAACTTTCGACTGGGATGGGATGTGATGAACACAAAGGGACTAAAGAATCTCTTTGAATAGGATACTTActtttatttgttattttatcaACTCTATTTTGTAAagtattattttgtttaatatCTTCCATAGGTATAATTATACTACTACTATTGCATAATTGTACTGTTGGTAATAAGAATGTACCCAACTTTGTATGATTCAACTTGATATCATTAGCATCTTGATTTAgtttaatattattttgtgtAATATCTTTCATCCTGTTTTCTAAAACATTACAGGATATTTTCTTCTCTTCCTCACATTTTTCAAGtgttatattatcatgataatataacaaatcGCTTGTATCCACTTGTTTATCAAATCGTGTATAATTCTTctccatattattattttcaacattttcatcattttcaACATTTTCACCATTTTCAACATTTTcaacatttttattgtttatGTTTGTCAGGTCGTCCCTTTTTTCTTCCACACaagataatatatcatcatcTACTATATCTTTGCTGCCTTGTCGTTCCTTTAAATAACACATATTACCtatattcttttctttcttattactttcatcctttttatattccatataatattgttcCACCTTATCATTTATAGACAACCATTTATACAGAGAGAACCtgtttttcttctttttatatcgtttatcatttttatatttaaaatttacTATATATCTCATTTCACTTTTcatctttttatatatatttcttaaatttctacgtatttttttaatttctaTAGATTCTTTGGATTGatcattttcttcaattattttttctaaataaGTTACTCGATTTCTTAACATAACAATTTCATCGAGGTATTCAAAATTTTTAGATTCTAATTCATTCATATATGCTAACTTATCTTTTAACATATCTATTgtatcatttaattttttatttttattatttttttgaattagCTGAGATTTTAACTCGCGTATCTCCTCATATTGTATATCTCCAAAATCTAAGGaatcttttatttttatttttaataatttatttttttcatctaaggtatttacataatattcatatctATCAATTAATTTTGGGACATATTCATCAACCAAacaatttattatttttataatattatcaatataagaattatttcttttcttatttttttcttctttaccttttaaattgttcatcatatttttgtaatCATCTAGATTTTCTGTATTATCATTAAATGAAGTAAATTCATGCTTCAACATTTTCGAtctattcatattatagtaattatttttaactACATTGTTATAACTATTTACCACATTATTGTAACTATTAACCATACTATTagtattataaatatttatcatattatttttattataaatatttatcatattatttttattataaatatttatcatatgatttttattcttaataTTTGGAATAACACCATTAACATGATCATTAAATTCTTTCTCATTCGTCTTTTctaaattttttgttttttttggcattttttcaatattttccattttttcaatattttccattttttcaacattttccattttttcCATTCTTTCCATTCTTTCCATTTTTGCCGCTTTCCCCATTTTTGCCACTTTCCCCATTTTTGCCATcttttccattttttttttttttttaatactaTCAAACAAATCTTTGGAACCTTTAACACTCAcatcttcattatttatgtacATACAACCAATGTCATATATTCCatcgtttttttttttatttaatctatttaataataatgtttcGTCAAAAAACGTGTTTTCATATTCATCTAGTGTCTTTTTTGAAGAAGATGTAGTACCATAAAACTTAGACATCCTTTTACTCCcaagagaaaaaaatgaatttttcaaacttttttttctcatatTTTCTGAAAAggaatattttatttgacTATTTTCTCCtgcatttttttcttccatttttgttatattgcttttatttttacatttgaatttttttttttttttttctttttctttttcttttaaattttttttttttttggttttaTTAACTTTACTGCTTTGGGATTCAacatcatcatttttttttttttttttttgccTCCATTTATAGATTACATccatattatcattactattaatatgaatattatgatctttcttttctgttttattcttataactcttcttatatattttatttgtgATTGTACTATTTCttcttaatattatatcacTTTTCATCTTTAAAATTTCTGAATTATATGTATCGAAACTTATCTTAGgatgttttctttttttctctttatattttataacattatttgtattattcatcttattatttattttttggGAAGATACGTTTTTCCCTTTATTTAGCAATTTactttttctttcattactttctaatttattatatagtTTCAATAAATGTATATCGTATTCTCtcatttcatttttcatatcatctatttttttttgtttcattttttctttaatcCTTTCTAGTCTTAAACTACAGCTACTGTTGTGACTACTATCATTATGGTGGCTACTATCATTATGGTGGCTACTATCATTATGGTGGCTACTACCATTATGGCTACTACTACCATTATGGTTACTACTACCATTATGGTTACTACTACCATTATGGCTACTACTATTCATTTCCGAAACTACCTGTTCATTATCCATTCCAGTTGCTCTATC
The window above is part of the Plasmodium reichenowi strain SY57 chromosome 7, whole genome shotgun sequence genome. Proteins encoded here:
- a CDS encoding serine--tRNA ligase, putative, whose translation is MVLDINLFRKEKGGNPDKIKESERKRYHDENNVDKVIEYDDKWRKCIFELEELKKNINMINKEIGNKKKVDKNADVEDLKKKSLNIKEEIPKYQLKEKELLKERNKYISKIGNLLNIKVVCSDNEDNNKIVKTWGECKILPACEDIDNSIHDNVVNSNNMKRETLNNEVDNKKKIKYYYHYDLLRKIGGANFKKGIQVAGHRGYYLTGAGFLLHNAILQYALNFLVNKKYIPVYPPFFMKKNIMEECAELDDFEETLYKISSTSNSTLSSQHVSTSPTKISSHTDIKDDTTCNAQKKTNISSNEDLTRDDLFLIATSEQPLCALHKDETIESKRLPLKYAGFSSCFRKEAGAHGKDIRGILRVHQFDKVEQFCIALPQNSNKIHEEMIQTCEEFYQSLNIPYRIVSIVSGALNNAASIKYDLEGFFPTSNQYRELVSCSNCTDYQSINLNIRYSDSSIKINDLNKNTNLNDEMDSEYEHFLTNFNTENKYHVHLLNGTMVAAQRFLCCLLENYQNGEGIVVPEKLRPYMNNMDFIPFME
- a CDS encoding hypothetical protein (conserved Plasmodium protein, unknown function); translated protein: MGKSNHLSDLVKNVQFFVTTCREKNKKLMSMSSLDLSDDEIYTTTMNLLEDKKYGDKDDKGNYIENSSSKEFSDELMYGMYKKYSTTFNKQFKKTYTQDDHYRKLLNTFEKDKITKSVDLKGKNNNVESMFDRATGMDNEQVVSEMNSSSHNGSSNHNGSSNHNGSSSHNGSSHHNDSSHHNDSSHHNDSSHNSSCSLRLERIKEKMKQKKIDDMKNEMREYDIHLLKLYNKLESNERKSKLLNKGKNVSSQKINNKMNNTNNVIKYKEKKRKHPKISFDTYNSEILKMKSDIILRRNSTITNKIYKKSYKNKTEKKDHNIHINSNDNMDVIYKWRQKKKKKNDDVESQSSKVNKTKKKKNLKEKEKEKKKKKFKCKNKSNITKMEEKNAGENSQIKYSFSENMRKKSLKNSFFSLGSKRMSKFYGTTSSSKKTLDEYENTFFDETLLLNRLNKKKNDGIYDIGCMYINNEDVSVKGSKDLFDSIKKKKKMEKMAKMGKVAKMGKAAKMERMERMEKMENVEKMENIEKMENIEKMPKKTKNLEKTNEKEFNDHVNGVIPNIKNKNHMINIYNKNNMINIYNKNNMINIYNTNSMVNSYNNVVNSYNNVVKNNYYNMNRSKMLKHEFTSFNDNTENLDDYKNMMNNLKGKEEKNKKRNNSYIDNIIKIINCLVDEYVPKLIDRYEYYVNTLDEKNKLLKIKIKDSLDFGDIQYEEIRELKSQLIQKNNKNKKLNDTIDMLKDKLAYMNELESKNFEYLDEIVMLRNRVTYLEKIIEENDQSKESIEIKKIRRNLRNIYKKMKSEMRYIVNFKYKNDKRYKKKKNRFSLYKWLSINDKVEQYYMEYKKDESNKKEKNIGNMCYLKERQGSKDIVDDDILSCVEEKRDDLTNINNKNVENVENGENVENDENVENNNMEKNYTRFDKQVDTSDLLYYHDNITLEKCEEEKKISCNVLENRMKDITQNNIKLNQDANDIKLNHTKLGTFLLPTVQLCNSSSIIIPMEDIKQNNTLQNRVDKITNKSKYPIQRDSLVPLCSSHPIPVESYPYYHYYYSNIHTKREPKIDININVDNNMCNNIACCIKGRGRGEGEEEEEEEEEEGVGVGEEGRVRMRKKKNVRKFFSITVPKEHVLKKKKKKYIYNNDEIMNDNKIIITKNCQLKDMFKKEEYKERKINCPYKYYENKRKRDFLFFINALRRNDILSYNKKCKDIYYNHQLALDKKCLDISNDLKRKRFYKKCVDLSMIKGKYDNKNYNSDNNNNDNHNNNNNNDDNHNNNNNNNNNNNNDNDNHNHNNNYFNNYYNNCYRKKEANVRSALSLNIIPYEKVEIKEKIKKKKSNNNNSICRFISFDYCCNINNMSKKKKRNVSWESTRSSSHEGEEQMKWGRDYSNRLFFKKYDEKDEDTFVQNNYSYAYNSCGEVDMANTHYKNNNKKKIKYNNNDDNDDNDNNGDNDDNNNDNNNNNNNNNNYIYKMIANRVDENPLLFSNNIVLPNHFLPYIKDQNKKEAHTTLPTQTQWNVKEPFDCTDKNTYRYYNLFHQYLDINRKNYKRINAYLHNNFAYTSDIPRG